In the Streptomyces spororaveus genome, CAGGCGCAGCGCATCAACGAACTGCTCACTCAAAACGCCGAACTCGGGAAGCTGTCCGCTGGCCTCTACATCGGTGAACGGGCTGCGACCCAGTACGAGAAGGTGCGTACCCGGCGTTCGGACATGCAGATGTCACCGCCGGACATCCTGATCACCAACTACAAGATGCTGGACCTCCTGCTCCAGCGTTCCGATGACGCGCCGCTATGGCGGGAGTCGGACATTCGCTACATCGTCGTGGACGAGTTCCACACCTACGACGGCGCGCAGGGTACGGACGTCGGGATGCTGCTGCGGCGGCTCGCTGCTGCGGTCGGCGCCTCCGAGGACGGCCAGCCGCTGGGGAAGATCTGTCCGGTAGCGACGTCGGCGACGCTGGCCTCCGGTACGGACGAGGATGGCGTGGCGCGACTGCTCGAGGTGGCAACGCAGGTCTTCGGTACGGAGTTCACGGCGGACTCGATCGTCGGGGAGAACCGGCTGTCCGTCGAGGAGTTCGTCCCGCTCGGCGACGTGACCATGCAGCCGATGCCAACGCCCGACGAGCTCCTGGCGCTGCCTGATCCGACGACCGGCGACGAGGCACTGCTGGACCTGATCGAAAAGGTGACGGATGTCCGTAACCTCGATCCCTTCGTGCTCGGTGGGAACCTCAAGCGGCACCTCTTCACCCGCGCCGTGATGCAGGCCCTGAGCGGCGAGGTGAAGACCAGCCCCGAGGTGCTGGATGTGATGTGGCGCGCCGGTGCGGCCGGCTGGTCGCAGGCAGTGGCCCGGCAGCCGGAGAAGGCCGCTGAGGCACTGGCACGGTTCGTCGCGCTGCTGTCGCACGCCCGGGATCCGGAGTCCTCGCCCGCCGAGCCACGACCCTTTGTACACGTGGAGGTGCACCAGTGGGCGCGTTCGGTGTCCCGTCTGCTGCGGGGTGTACTGCCATGGCCGAAGGCGGAGTTCCGCTGGGATGCCGCGGGCATGGCAGATGCGAGCGCGGCTGACGGCGGGCGTACGGCACCGGTGACGACGGCCACCTCGGGCCAGAGCGCGAACCTGTTCCTGCCGGCGATCTACTGCCGTGACTGCGGTCGCTCCGGCTGGGCCGTCTTCTCCCCCGAGAGCGACGACCACGACGTCCAGTTCGACACGTACAAGATCCGCCGGGCCTCCCTCGGCCAGGACAAGGCACGGGTGCGGAACCTCATCACCGCGACGGAACAGCAGGCCCGCGAGGGTTCCGGCGCGGCGCTGATGACCGCGACCAGCGGCAAGGCCGGCTCGGCCGCGTCGCAGGGTGCCGGCGGCGTGCTGATGGTGCTGGACGGCACCCGCAAGCGGCTGCGGCTTCCCGATCCCCTCAACGACTACGACCGGGAAACGAAGGAACCCCGGCTGACAGCCCGCGATTCGGCCTTCGTACTGGTGAACTTCGGGGAGACCGCGAATACGGCTGCCAAGGAAGACTGGTGCCCGGCCTGCGGCGAGCGCAACGCGATCCGCTACCTCGGTACCGGCGCGGCCGCGATGGCAGCTGCGTCGATCACCCAGCTGTTCACCGGCGGGGAGCTAGACAAGGAGCTCCGCGAGGACAAAACGCTGATGTTCAACGACTCGGTGCAGGATGCCGCGCACCGGGCCGGATTCGTCGCCAACCGCTCGTTCACCTTCTCCCTGCGCGCGCTGCTGGCCGGCCATCTTCGCCACGACAAGCCGACCGCGCTCAACGATTTGATCGCGGACGTGGTCGAGGCGACGACTGACAAGGACACCCTGTCCGCGGTGGTGCCGCCGGACCTGCACGGTTTCAAGGGCGTTGACCGGCTTCTGTCGGGGCAGGGCCGCGGTGGGGACCTGAAGACGTGGCGGCTGATCGGCCAGCGACTGGCGTTCGAGACGTTGATGGAGTTCGGTTTCCGATCGCGCAACGGCCGTACCCTGGAGCTGACTCGGACCGCCGCCGCCCAGGTCCACATCGACGACCCGGCGGCGGTGGTCGCGTTGGTCAGGCAGCTGCACGAGGAGTGCGTCCGCGACGGCCTGCCACTGGTGCCACAGGACGACGCGCGGTACCTGGCGTTCGTCCGCATCTTCTTGGAGCGGCTGCGCACCCGTGGCGCGGTCGCCCACCATTGGCTCGACAAGTACATCGACGAAGCGGGTACCAGCCGGTACTACATCTGGGGCAAGCGGACTCCTGGCATGCGGGCCTTCCCGAAGGGGATCGCGGCCCCGGTGTTCTTGCTCGGCCAGACCAAGAACGGCAGCGAGTTCGACTTCGCCACCGGTAGGTTGTCCTGGTACGAGCGGTGGGCCGGACGATGCCTCGAGCTGCCGCGTGAGCTGGCGCCCGAGCTGTGGAGTCGCCTGCTGCCCGAGCTGGCCTCGATGGGTCTGTTGTCGGTCCGTACCCCGAACGACACGTCAGTTCGGGTGTACGGGCTCAAGCCCGGCAGCATCGTGGCCCAGCTTCTGGACGACGAGCACGTGCGTTCCTCGTACGTGCGCTGCCCCGTGTGCTTCTGGGAGCAGACAGTCCATCCCTCCCTGCTGGACCAGTGGCACGATCAGCCCTGCCCCTCATACCGGTGTGGCAAGGGCCGACTGGTGGCTGGCGACCGGCCGGAGGGCCTGGGTATTCACCACCGCGATCGCGACTACACGCACGACTACTACCGGCGCCTCTACCGCGGTGCGGGAACGTATCAGGTGGTCACGGCCGAGCACACCGGAATGCTGGGGCGCCCGCAGCGCGAGAAGGTCGAGGAAGCGTTCAAGCGCGGCGGCGGCTTCAAGGACCCCAACGTGCTGTCCTGCACTCCGACGCTGGAGATGGGTATCGACATCGGCGACCTGTCCGCCGTCGTCCTGGCCGCGCTGCCGCGCCGTCCCGCCTCGTATGCGCAGCAGGTCGGCCGAGCCGGACGCCGCACCGGCAACGCCTTCCTGCTGACCATCCCGGACCGGCGCCGACGCGACCTGTACTTCCTGGAGCGCCCGAAGGACCTGATCGCGGGCACCATCGTGCCGCCCGGCTGCCACCTGTCGGCCATCGAGATCCTGCGCCGCCAGTACCTGGCGCACCTGCTGGACTTGGCCGCCGCCGGCCGCCTCGTCCGCGCGGACGGAATCGTGCTGAGGGCGCTGCCACACAAGGCTCCCCGCCTGTTCGGGCCGTCCGGGTACCTCACCGATCTGGTGGAACTGGCGATCGACCAGGGCGAAGAGCTGGTCAAGGGCTTCCTGAAGCTGTTTCCCACTGGCGTCAACGACCAAGCCAAGGCCGAGCTGGAGAAGTACGCAACGCACGATCTGCGCGGCAAGGTGGAGCAGGCGGAGCGGGAGTGGAGGCAGGGCGAAGACGCCTTGCGGGCGCGGTTGCGCGAGATCGACGAGGCGCACGGCGAACTCCACGAGAGCGACCCCGACCAGGCCCGTCAGAAGGCCGAACTGGACGCCGAACGGCGCGGTGTGGGCAAGCGGCTGCTCCACCTGGGCGACACGACGGCCCAGAGTGCGCTGTGCGACCTCGGGCTGCTGCCGAACTACGCACTGATCGACTCGACGACGACGCTGTCGGCGACCCTGTACGGGGAAGACGGCATCGACCCGAAGACGGGGAAGGTGGTGTACACCTCCGACACGCTCTCCTATGAACGGCCCCGCCGCTACGCCCTCCAGGAGCTGGCGCCGGGCAACACGTTCTACGTCAACGGCTACCGGCACGAGGTCACCGGTCTGGAGCTGTCCACAGGAGGGCGCCAGGAGTGGCGCACCTGGCGAGTGTGCCCAGGCTGCGGCTACGTCCGTACCGAGCACGCCGCAACCGACCGCTCTGCGTGCCCGAGGTGCAAGACCAGCCAGATCGCCGATGACGGCTCCTGCCTCTTCCAGATCGTCGAGCCGGCCACCGTAACCTCGCGGGACAAGCGCGAGGACGCCCGGATCCGCGATGACAAGGACGACCGCGACCGCCGTTCGTACACGGTCGTGGACGCGGTCGACATTCCGGTGGAGGCCATCGAGCCCGGCTCCTGGCGGCATGCCCGCGAGACCTTCGGCGTTGACTACTGCCGCAGCGCCATGATCCGCCGGATCAATGTGGGGCCGGTCCGCTACGACTCCCCCGCCCGCGATGACTTCGCCGGCCACCTGGTGCGACTGAACCCGTTCCATGTGTGCACCTCGTGCGGGGCCGCCACCGCGGACGGCCGGCCTGTCTTCGACCACGACACGGATGCCCTCGACTCGGCGGCAGCCCGGTCCCCGCAGCTCAAGCACCACCGCCCGTGGTGTCCGCTGCGACGTGGCAAGAAGGACGGCACCACGCAGGAGCCGGTACTGCTCGCCCACCAGCTGCAGACCGAGGCACTGCGGGTCCTCATCCCGGCTGCGACCGCGGATGTGGACGCCAAGGTGCACTCCTTCCGTGCCGCCCTGCGGCTCGGCGTGGACCTGCATTTCGGCGGTGACCCGCAGCACCTGGACACCACGGTCGCGTCCATGCCGGACAACGACAGCGGAGAGCGCCGCTGGTTCCTGGTGCTCTTCGACTCCCTGCCCGGAGGCACCGGTTACCTGGACCGGCTCACCAACCCGGCCGCCTTCCGGGACACGCTCGCCCGGGCGTACGAGCAGCTCAAGGCGTGCCCGTGCGCGGAGGAGCAGCGCCGGGCCTGCCACCGCTGCCTGCATCGCTACACCCCCGAGCAGTTCCAGGACGTGGTCTCCCGCCAGGCAGCGCTGACCATGCTGGAATCACTGCTGTTCAAGGGTGAAGGCGAGGACGGCTGGGAGACCACCGAGGTGGAGCACACCGGGCTGGTCGGGCTGGATGCCCAGGTCGAATCCGACCTGGAGGCTCGCTTCCTGACCGCCCTGCGGGACTGGGTGAAGGTCACCGACGACGCCGCCCTGGACGAGGACGGCCACGCCAGCGGGCACCTGCGGTTCACCGACGGCTCGGAGGTCATGCACTGGCGGCTCACCGCCCAGCGGCACCTCGAAGGCACCCGAACCGACTTCACCTTCACCCGGGTCGGCGGCCCTCAGCAGAGCGTGGACGTCTACCTCGAGGGCTTCCGGTTCCACGCAAGCCGGGAACACAACCGCATTGCCGAGGACTCCGCCCGGCGCACCGTGCTGCGTGCCGATGGAAGGGTCGTCTTCCAGATCACCTGGGCGGACATCGACCTCTTCGAGCACCGCCCGGGGCGCACCCGTCCGGTCTGGCCGCCGTACCGGGGCACCGCCCAGGAGCAGGCCAAGGCGGCGTACGAGCAGTACGGCGGCAACCGTGCCCACTTCGGTGAGGCCGTCTTCGCCAACCCGGTCGACTCGCTGATCGCCTATCTGCGTGACCCCGACGCCACTCGCTGGGCGCGTCGGGCACGCGCCCTGGTCACCGGTCTCACGGGCGTCCCCGCAACAGCCGCCGTCGCCGCGACGGGCAAGCGCAGCGAGCTCGTCACCGTGCTGCGCGACCAGCTCGCTACCCTCGGGGCTCGAGAGCGGGCCGACAGGCCGGTCGTCCCCGACACGGCCGGTATCGGACCCGTCCACGTCTTTCGCAGCCAGGACGAGCACGGTCTGCCGATCCTGTTCGCCCTGGATGCCGCAGCTCCCGAGGACCTGCGCTGGACCGCACTGGCCGTACTCGATGACAGCGACGCCGTCCTCGACACGGACGAGCACAAGCTGCGGTGGCGGTCCTGGCTGTACTGGACCAACATCACCCAGTTCCTGTCCTTCGCCGGGGGTGACGGCGTCCAACTCGCCGCCAGCCGGGCTGCGGACTTCGAGGTCGAGGTTCTCGCCGTGTGCGGTGGGCTGGGCGAGCTCGACTCCATCACCGCTGCTCTTTCTCCAGTAGCCGAGCCGGCGGTCAAGCCTGCCGTCCCCGAGCACACCGAGGACTCGGCAGCCGAGGCAGCGCTGCGCCGGGCCATCCGGGACGCCGCTTGGGACGAGGACATCCTGGAGATCTTGCGCGAGGACGCCGAGGAGGCACCCGACCTGCTCCGCCTTGCCGAAGCCCTCGCCGACCGCGGCAAGCGGGCACCCGTCTTCGGCTTCGAACTGGGGGCGAGTCGCTGGCAGGCCGACTTCGCCTGGCAGACCCCCGGCTTCAAGATCGCCGTGGTCACCGCCCACAGCGGGGCCGACGACCCTGAGGCCCAGCGCCGGGACGCCGCGTACGCCGAGGACGGCTGGACCGTACGCACCGCCGCTGACTGGCTCAACCACCTCGACACCCTGCTCGAACAGCTCCCCGACACGGAAGGCACCACCCGATGACCGCCCGGCTCAGCCTGTACCGCAAAGCCGAACAGGAGCTGTACAAGCTCGACCGCTCGGTCAAGGCCCAGTTCTACGACTTCTGCCACGACTTCCGGAAGAACCCCAGCCTTCCCGGGTTCCAGCTGAAGAAGCTCAAGGGCGACTCCCGGATCTGGTCCGCCCGTGTCAACCAGTCCTATCGGGCCCTTCTCGCTCCCACCGGTGTGGATGCGGACGGCACCGAGAGCTGGCTGGTCATCGCCGTCCGCCATCGCAAGGACGTCTACGAGGAACTACAGGTCGCGGTCAACCGGGTCACCGGCGAGATCGAATTCGTCGACCTCGCCGTAGTCGGCGACAGCGCCCTACGTCGCGCAGGCATCACGCTCACCCCCGCCGAGCCGGACGCCACAGAACCTCCAGCCGAGCCCGCGCCCTCCCCCGCCGCTGAACCGGAAGAGCCTCAGGCTGCACCGGCACTACTCGCTGCGTACACCGCCGACCAGCTGCGCGAGCTCGGCGTCGCCGAACAGCTCATCGAGCTGGCCCTCACGGTCACCGACAGCCCCGAGCTGGACCAGCTCGTCGAGGGCGCCCCCCTGCTGTCGAAGGACATCCTGTACGGCCTCGCCGCCGGCATGGACATCGACGAGGTCCGCAAGGAGATCACCCAGCCCGTCGAGCTCGGCCACGAGCCCGACCTCGGCGACTTCGCCGCGGCCCTGACCCGGACCAAGGTCACTGCCGTGGACGACGCCGTCCAGGCCGCCATCGACGAAGGCGACTTCCGCGCCTGGAAGGTGTTCCTGCACCCCACCCAGGAACGCATCGTCCGCCGCCACTACAACGGGCCCGCCCGTGTCTCGGGCGGCCCCGGTACGGGCAAGACCATCGTCGCCCTCCACCGGGTCAAGCACCTGGTCGAGCAGATGCCGCCCGGCCACGGCAAGCCGATTCTTCTGACCACCTTCACCAAGAACCTCACCACCGATCTGCGGCTGCGTCTGGCCTCGCTCATCGAGCCCGAACTCCTCGCCCGCATCGAGATCGCCCACATCGACCAGCTCGCCGCACGCGTCCTGGGCGAGAACACCGCGCCCGGCCGCGGCAGGCAGCGCGTCTACGACAACGTGGCGCTGAACGAGATGCGACAGCTCCTCGCCGAACTCGACGACCGCCGCTGGGAGCCGGAGTTCCTGCTCGAGGAGTGGGAGCAGGTCATCCTCGGCCAGTCCGTGCCCACCCGTTCCGCCTACTTCCAGGCCCGCCGCGCCGGCCGAGGTCGCTCCCTGACCCGCCCGGAGCGCAACCACATCTGGAAGTTGATCGAGCAGTTCACCGCCCGGCTCGACAAACTCGGCGTGGAAACCTGGGGCCAGGCTTCCGAGCGCGCCGCCCGGTTCGAGATCGAACGCGCCGCGAAGATCCGGGCCCGCCGCGAATACAAGGAAGAGGTCGGCGGCAAGGACCTCATCCACCGCGACAACAGCTCCGGCATGCGTTACCTCGGTTACCGCTACCGGCACATCGTCGTCGACGAGGCCCAGGACCTCAGCCCCGCCCACTGGAAGATGCTCCGGGCCATGGCCGACCCGGACCTGCCCAACGACATGTTCATCGCCGGCGACACCCACCAGCGGATCTACGACCACCAGGTCGCCCTCGGCGCCCTCGGCATCAACATCCGCGGCCGCTCCTCCCGGCTGACCCTGAGCTACCGCACCACCAGGGAGATCCTCGCCGACGCCCTGCGTGTCGTCGAACCGCGGAACTCCGGTCAGAAGGTCGGCTACGACGACCTCGACGACGGAACCGACAACCTCGCCGGCTACCGGTCCGTCCTACACGGCCCCGCCCCCAGCTTCACCCCGTACGAGACCTGGGACGCCGAACTCGCGGGTCTCGCCACCACCCTCACCACCTGGCGCGACGATCTCTCAACCGACGAGAACGGTTCCCCACGCGACCCCAGCGGCCACATCGCCGTCTGCGTCGCCGACCGAGACATGGTCAGCCAGACCATGTACTACCTGATCACCAAGGCCGGCATCACCTGCGCCGAACTGACCAAGGACGGTCCCAAGGGCGACGGCGAAGTCCACGTCGGCACCATGCACCGCTTCAAGGGCCTGGAGTACCAGCGCCTGGCGATCGTCGGTGCCAGCGACGGCATCATCCCTCGTACCCACGTGATCGACCGCTACCGCACCGAGGACCCGCCCCGCTACGAGCGCGAACAGCGCAAGGCACGCTCCCTGCTGTTCGTAGCCACCACTCGAGCCCGCGACGCCCTCAACATCAGCTGGCACGACAGGCCCAGCCCTTACCTGCCGATCTGACCAACTGCCGGCCTCCCCACACCCGCGGGGAGGCCGGAGTCTCGGCTGTCCTCAGGCACGCGACAAGGAACTCGCCTCATAGCGCAGCTGATAGGCGCGCACCCCACCGCCGCTCATCCGATAGATCGTTATCGCCGACAGGAACTGCTCCTTCACCTCCAGCGTGCGACCCCGCTCCTTCTCGGCGATGTCGCTGATCCAGTCCTCCACATGTTCCGGCAGCTTGAACGCCAGCTCGTACGCGTT is a window encoding:
- a CDS encoding DEAD/DEAH box helicase, which encodes MRPTLQARGLKESLLQYLSTTYALTDEGAREALHRFLGDETSGMFRGPYLRIRTPFTVAGEGWRKHLEWQREGFKPYAHQAVAFARLTSAHGHTPQPTLVTTGTGSGKTESFLYPVLDHCRRERDAGKTGVKAVFLYPMNALATDQAQRINELLTQNAELGKLSAGLYIGERAATQYEKVRTRRSDMQMSPPDILITNYKMLDLLLQRSDDAPLWRESDIRYIVVDEFHTYDGAQGTDVGMLLRRLAAAVGASEDGQPLGKICPVATSATLASGTDEDGVARLLEVATQVFGTEFTADSIVGENRLSVEEFVPLGDVTMQPMPTPDELLALPDPTTGDEALLDLIEKVTDVRNLDPFVLGGNLKRHLFTRAVMQALSGEVKTSPEVLDVMWRAGAAGWSQAVARQPEKAAEALARFVALLSHARDPESSPAEPRPFVHVEVHQWARSVSRLLRGVLPWPKAEFRWDAAGMADASAADGGRTAPVTTATSGQSANLFLPAIYCRDCGRSGWAVFSPESDDHDVQFDTYKIRRASLGQDKARVRNLITATEQQAREGSGAALMTATSGKAGSAASQGAGGVLMVLDGTRKRLRLPDPLNDYDRETKEPRLTARDSAFVLVNFGETANTAAKEDWCPACGERNAIRYLGTGAAAMAAASITQLFTGGELDKELREDKTLMFNDSVQDAAHRAGFVANRSFTFSLRALLAGHLRHDKPTALNDLIADVVEATTDKDTLSAVVPPDLHGFKGVDRLLSGQGRGGDLKTWRLIGQRLAFETLMEFGFRSRNGRTLELTRTAAAQVHIDDPAAVVALVRQLHEECVRDGLPLVPQDDARYLAFVRIFLERLRTRGAVAHHWLDKYIDEAGTSRYYIWGKRTPGMRAFPKGIAAPVFLLGQTKNGSEFDFATGRLSWYERWAGRCLELPRELAPELWSRLLPELASMGLLSVRTPNDTSVRVYGLKPGSIVAQLLDDEHVRSSYVRCPVCFWEQTVHPSLLDQWHDQPCPSYRCGKGRLVAGDRPEGLGIHHRDRDYTHDYYRRLYRGAGTYQVVTAEHTGMLGRPQREKVEEAFKRGGGFKDPNVLSCTPTLEMGIDIGDLSAVVLAALPRRPASYAQQVGRAGRRTGNAFLLTIPDRRRRDLYFLERPKDLIAGTIVPPGCHLSAIEILRRQYLAHLLDLAAAGRLVRADGIVLRALPHKAPRLFGPSGYLTDLVELAIDQGEELVKGFLKLFPTGVNDQAKAELEKYATHDLRGKVEQAEREWRQGEDALRARLREIDEAHGELHESDPDQARQKAELDAERRGVGKRLLHLGDTTAQSALCDLGLLPNYALIDSTTTLSATLYGEDGIDPKTGKVVYTSDTLSYERPRRYALQELAPGNTFYVNGYRHEVTGLELSTGGRQEWRTWRVCPGCGYVRTEHAATDRSACPRCKTSQIADDGSCLFQIVEPATVTSRDKREDARIRDDKDDRDRRSYTVVDAVDIPVEAIEPGSWRHARETFGVDYCRSAMIRRINVGPVRYDSPARDDFAGHLVRLNPFHVCTSCGAATADGRPVFDHDTDALDSAAARSPQLKHHRPWCPLRRGKKDGTTQEPVLLAHQLQTEALRVLIPAATADVDAKVHSFRAALRLGVDLHFGGDPQHLDTTVASMPDNDSGERRWFLVLFDSLPGGTGYLDRLTNPAAFRDTLARAYEQLKACPCAEEQRRACHRCLHRYTPEQFQDVVSRQAALTMLESLLFKGEGEDGWETTEVEHTGLVGLDAQVESDLEARFLTALRDWVKVTDDAALDEDGHASGHLRFTDGSEVMHWRLTAQRHLEGTRTDFTFTRVGGPQQSVDVYLEGFRFHASREHNRIAEDSARRTVLRADGRVVFQITWADIDLFEHRPGRTRPVWPPYRGTAQEQAKAAYEQYGGNRAHFGEAVFANPVDSLIAYLRDPDATRWARRARALVTGLTGVPATAAVAATGKRSELVTVLRDQLATLGARERADRPVVPDTAGIGPVHVFRSQDEHGLPILFALDAAAPEDLRWTALAVLDDSDAVLDTDEHKLRWRSWLYWTNITQFLSFAGGDGVQLAASRAADFEVEVLAVCGGLGELDSITAALSPVAEPAVKPAVPEHTEDSAAEAALRRAIRDAAWDEDILEILREDAEEAPDLLRLAEALADRGKRAPVFGFELGASRWQADFAWQTPGFKIAVVTAHSGADDPEAQRRDAAYAEDGWTVRTAADWLNHLDTLLEQLPDTEGTTR
- a CDS encoding UvrD-helicase domain-containing protein, whose product is MTARLSLYRKAEQELYKLDRSVKAQFYDFCHDFRKNPSLPGFQLKKLKGDSRIWSARVNQSYRALLAPTGVDADGTESWLVIAVRHRKDVYEELQVAVNRVTGEIEFVDLAVVGDSALRRAGITLTPAEPDATEPPAEPAPSPAAEPEEPQAAPALLAAYTADQLRELGVAEQLIELALTVTDSPELDQLVEGAPLLSKDILYGLAAGMDIDEVRKEITQPVELGHEPDLGDFAAALTRTKVTAVDDAVQAAIDEGDFRAWKVFLHPTQERIVRRHYNGPARVSGGPGTGKTIVALHRVKHLVEQMPPGHGKPILLTTFTKNLTTDLRLRLASLIEPELLARIEIAHIDQLAARVLGENTAPGRGRQRVYDNVALNEMRQLLAELDDRRWEPEFLLEEWEQVILGQSVPTRSAYFQARRAGRGRSLTRPERNHIWKLIEQFTARLDKLGVETWGQASERAARFEIERAAKIRARREYKEEVGGKDLIHRDNSSGMRYLGYRYRHIVVDEAQDLSPAHWKMLRAMADPDLPNDMFIAGDTHQRIYDHQVALGALGINIRGRSSRLTLSYRTTREILADALRVVEPRNSGQKVGYDDLDDGTDNLAGYRSVLHGPAPSFTPYETWDAELAGLATTLTTWRDDLSTDENGSPRDPSGHIAVCVADRDMVSQTMYYLITKAGITCAELTKDGPKGDGEVHVGTMHRFKGLEYQRLAIVGASDGIIPRTHVIDRYRTEDPPRYEREQRKARSLLFVATTRARDALNISWHDRPSPYLPI